The Capsicum annuum cultivar UCD-10X-F1 unplaced genomic scaffold, UCD10Xv1.1 ctg1000, whole genome shotgun sequence genome has a window encoding:
- the LOC124890015 gene encoding uncharacterized protein LOC124890015 gives MYHLWKKYKNKNFPINRYTIADCFFKVYIDKAYVNYYKADVGKDFATQDASAKTDEVADMEMSLINTIKGFSPRAGHPCHLVNEFFIPINCVSAFHWLLTVIDLKDQCIHVYDSMTSSRKRTKTRVIEKLAVMILTYLQYSDFFKQKVPPNWTTLASYKGKIKRDPFQVEYVSEIAQKDLGSLDCGVFVVFYVEYLCKGLGIPSLGIDS, from the exons ATGTACCACTTGTGGAAGAAGTATAAGAACAAGAATTTTCCAATCAACAGATACACTATAGCAGATTGCTTTTTCAAAGTGTACATCGATAAGGCATATGTAAATTACTATAAAGCTGACGTTGGTAAGGATTTTGCAACTCAAGATGCGTCTGCAAAGACTGATGAGGTTGCTGATATGGAGATGTCATTGATTAACACCATCAAGGGGTTTAGTCCACGCGCAGGCCATCCTTGTCATCTGGTTAATGAGTTCTTTATACCCATTAACTGTGTTAGTGCCTTTCACTGGCTATTGACAGTCATTGATTTAAAGGATCAATGCATTCATGTGTACGATTCAATGACCTCTTCAcgaaaaagaacaaaaacaagaGTGATTGAGAAGTTGGCTGTAATGATTCTGACTTACCTTCAGTATAGTGATTTTTTTAAGCAAAAGGTACCACCTAACTGGACTACATTGGCATCCTACAAAGGAAAGATCAAACGTGATCCATTTCAAGTGGAATACGTATCCGAGATAGCACAAAAAGATTTAGGAAGTTT GGATTGTGGTGTATTTGTAGTTTTCTATGTTGAGTATCTATGCAAGGGATTAGGCATTCCATCTTTGGGTATTGATTCTTAA